Proteins encoded within one genomic window of Schaalia sp. HMT-172:
- a CDS encoding lipopolysaccharide kinase InaA family protein, with the protein MSSHHVVALRDVVQSDDGRWAIVYDYVHGRPLDVEIGSADLRPKATRRQIVEGIAAGLGALHAAGIVHGDLTPANIMVTPQGRAVIIDLIDEIGEGEGTPGWSVDSVGMEGDRQCLRRIASLLEMDEVLAQLGYDDVAAAVASGATPVLADPEEHVIAREPVDPEQVIADLRAAALREDTAIEDEGHARRTRRRTHAGDMGPTETRGRIRTRAALVGAIAVLILALGVGGYAGWRTLTSTARPSDGQGIQSQPPADPCDVTAVTDLINHAIEVRDQAVIAGDASGLDAVLGGELLDQDTERIESMRSGGVRVEALVSRVDDVSVVACEPGAIDVSATLSVLESRTCVEETCDQHGAPNSATLTLRVDPVSGKVVAATATPSPESEQAESGHKE; encoded by the coding sequence GTGTCGTCGCATCACGTCGTCGCGCTGCGTGACGTCGTCCAATCCGACGACGGTCGGTGGGCCATCGTCTATGACTACGTCCACGGTCGCCCGCTGGACGTCGAGATCGGATCGGCGGACCTTCGCCCCAAGGCAACCCGACGGCAGATTGTCGAGGGAATTGCCGCTGGCCTGGGTGCCCTTCACGCGGCGGGTATCGTCCACGGCGACCTCACGCCCGCAAACATCATGGTGACGCCGCAGGGCAGGGCGGTGATCATCGATCTCATCGACGAGATCGGGGAAGGGGAGGGGACGCCCGGATGGAGCGTGGACAGCGTCGGCATGGAGGGGGATCGTCAGTGCCTGCGCCGCATCGCCTCGCTCCTCGAGATGGACGAGGTCTTGGCGCAGCTCGGCTACGACGATGTCGCCGCCGCCGTGGCATCGGGGGCAACCCCAGTGCTTGCCGACCCCGAGGAACACGTCATCGCGCGCGAGCCCGTTGATCCCGAACAGGTCATCGCGGATCTTCGGGCGGCTGCCCTGCGCGAAGACACGGCTATCGAAGACGAGGGACACGCGCGGCGGACGAGGAGGCGAACGCACGCAGGAGACATGGGTCCCACCGAAACGAGAGGCCGGATCCGCACCAGGGCGGCGCTCGTTGGCGCAATCGCGGTGCTCATCCTCGCTCTCGGTGTCGGCGGTTACGCGGGATGGCGCACCCTGACTTCGACGGCGAGGCCGAGCGATGGGCAGGGCATTCAGTCCCAGCCCCCGGCGGACCCGTGCGATGTGACGGCGGTGACCGACCTGATCAATCACGCGATCGAGGTACGCGATCAGGCGGTTATCGCGGGAGATGCCTCGGGACTCGATGCCGTCCTCGGCGGAGAACTGCTCGATCAGGACACCGAACGGATCGAGTCAATGCGATCGGGAGGGGTGCGCGTCGAAGCACTCGTATCCCGTGTCGACGACGTCTCCGTTGTCGCCTGCGAACCCGGAGCTATCGACGTGAGCGCGACCCTGAGCGTCTTAGAGTCGCGCACCTGCGTGGAAGAGACCTGCGACCAACACGGGGCGCCGAACTCCGCCACTCTCACCCTGAGGGTTGATCCGGTGTCCGGCAAGGTCGTCGCGGCCACTGCGACACCATCCCCGGAGTCGGAGCAAGCCGAGTCGGGGCACAAGGAGTAG
- a CDS encoding DUF4191 domain-containing protein, translating into MSEKNPPAKRRFYQNVLDAYRLTARTYPALPWILLGAAALVIAVFMLLAFLTNTSWIGWLVIGIMGSITAALAILSFLARRALYAQVEETAGAVKVALSQIQRGWIIPEQPVAFTREQDLVWRIVGRPGVVLISEGPASRVRPLLQSEAKRVTKVMRNVPVHQIQVGREDGQTALKDLQRALRGLKNVLTAEEVPQVSARINALRSNEPPIPKGIDPLRARASRRALRGN; encoded by the coding sequence ATGAGTGAAAAGAATCCCCCTGCGAAGAGGCGCTTCTACCAGAACGTGCTCGACGCGTATCGACTGACCGCACGCACGTATCCGGCGCTGCCGTGGATCCTCCTGGGAGCGGCCGCTCTCGTCATCGCCGTGTTTATGCTGCTGGCGTTCCTGACGAACACATCCTGGATCGGCTGGCTCGTCATCGGCATCATGGGTTCCATCACCGCAGCCCTCGCGATCCTGAGCTTCCTGGCCCGCCGCGCGCTCTATGCGCAGGTCGAAGAAACCGCCGGGGCCGTGAAGGTCGCGCTCTCCCAGATTCAGCGTGGCTGGATCATTCCCGAACAGCCGGTCGCCTTCACGCGTGAGCAGGATCTGGTCTGGCGCATCGTCGGACGCCCGGGCGTCGTCCTCATCTCCGAGGGACCCGCGTCCCGCGTGCGCCCACTCCTGCAGTCCGAGGCCAAGCGCGTCACCAAGGTGATGCGAAACGTTCCCGTCCACCAGATTCAGGTGGGTCGAGAGGATGGTCAGACAGCTCTGAAGGACCTGCAGCGCGCCCTGCGTGGCCTGAAGAACGTTCTGACTGCGGAGGAGGTTCCGCAGGTGTCGGCGCGCATCAACGCGCTGCGTTCGAATGAGCCTCCCATCCCCAAGGGCATTGATCCCCTGCGCGCCCGCGCGTCGCGGCGTGCGCTGCGCGGAAACTAA
- a CDS encoding amino acid ABC transporter permease: protein MAHMKDGVKLLDAKPVPRPGRWVSAIIVAILAAMAIHGLITNVNFQWNVVFQWLFSASIMQGVAFTIILTVLAMAVGTVLAITMAIMRQSVNPVLRWVAMAYIWFFRGTPIYTQLIFWSLLPTLYPSLSVGVPFLGTLWGWEVSFNTATYFTPFWMAFVGLGLNEGAYLAEIMRAGLLSVSKGQWEAATALGMPRATIFRRIILPQAMRVIVPPIGNETISMLKTTSLVSAIPFTLELTFIARQRGQATFAPVPLLIAAAIWYLVITSLLMVIQSMIEKHFGKGFERRDNAGAHASTGEDSSDGDDKKMSTHKFLDVTP from the coding sequence ATGGCACACATGAAAGACGGCGTCAAGCTGCTCGACGCCAAACCCGTCCCCCGGCCGGGGAGGTGGGTCAGCGCGATCATCGTCGCTATCCTCGCGGCAATGGCCATTCACGGCCTGATCACCAACGTGAATTTCCAATGGAACGTCGTGTTCCAGTGGCTCTTCTCCGCCTCGATCATGCAGGGCGTCGCCTTCACGATCATCCTGACGGTCCTCGCGATGGCGGTGGGTACGGTCCTCGCCATCACGATGGCGATCATGCGCCAGTCGGTCAACCCGGTCCTGCGCTGGGTGGCGATGGCCTACATCTGGTTCTTCCGTGGGACGCCTATCTACACGCAGCTGATCTTCTGGTCACTTCTGCCCACGCTCTACCCGTCACTGTCCGTTGGGGTGCCGTTCCTCGGCACGCTGTGGGGCTGGGAGGTCAGCTTCAATACGGCGACCTACTTCACGCCCTTCTGGATGGCGTTCGTGGGCCTGGGCCTCAACGAGGGCGCGTACCTCGCGGAGATCATGCGCGCGGGCCTGCTGAGCGTCTCGAAGGGCCAGTGGGAGGCGGCGACGGCCCTGGGCATGCCGCGGGCGACGATCTTCCGCAGGATCATCCTGCCCCAGGCGATGCGCGTCATCGTGCCCCCGATCGGCAACGAGACGATCTCGATGCTCAAGACCACCTCCCTTGTGTCGGCGATTCCCTTCACGCTTGAGCTCACCTTCATCGCGCGTCAGCGCGGCCAGGCGACCTTCGCCCCCGTGCCGCTCCTGATCGCAGCCGCGATCTGGTACCTGGTGATTACGAGCCTGCTGATGGTCATCCAGTCGATGATCGAAAAGCACTTCGGCAAGGGGTTCGAGCGCCGCGACAACGCCGGCGCGCATGCGTCCACCGGCGAGGATAGCTCGGATGGGGACGACAAGAAGATGAGCACGCACAAGTTTTTGGATGTGACACCATGA
- a CDS encoding ABC transporter substrate-binding protein: protein MHSTKILAALTATTAAVALTACADPTTNSSMTEQSNSSTAASTTHYDVSAIPTVDEIAALVPDEIKKRGTLRNGASTGYAPAEYMAADGQTPIGYDIDINRALAKVMGLEEGTTKHSEFPTIIPALGTKFDVGLSSFTITSEREQQVNMISYLNVGSAWGVAQGNPKNFDPSNPCGMTIAVQTGTAQETYADDLSNQCVADGKEKITVMPHELQTDIATKLISGQYDATLADSTVIGYTSAQSGGKIVQLGDTFESAPQGVAVSKDDAALTEAVQQAMQYLMDNGYLTDILATYGADSAALTTAELNPTVE from the coding sequence ATGCACTCGACAAAGATTCTCGCAGCCCTGACGGCGACCACGGCGGCGGTTGCACTGACCGCATGCGCGGACCCGACGACAAACTCCAGCATGACCGAGCAGAGTAACTCCTCCACCGCCGCATCGACGACGCACTACGACGTCTCGGCCATCCCCACGGTCGACGAGATCGCGGCCCTCGTCCCCGACGAGATTAAGAAGCGGGGCACACTGCGCAACGGCGCATCGACCGGCTACGCCCCCGCCGAGTACATGGCTGCCGATGGGCAGACCCCCATCGGCTACGACATCGACATCAACAGGGCGCTCGCGAAAGTCATGGGCCTTGAAGAGGGGACGACGAAGCACTCCGAGTTCCCGACGATCATCCCCGCACTGGGCACGAAGTTCGACGTGGGCCTATCCTCCTTCACGATTACCTCCGAACGCGAGCAGCAGGTCAACATGATCTCCTACCTCAACGTAGGATCAGCCTGGGGTGTCGCACAGGGGAACCCGAAGAACTTCGACCCCTCCAACCCGTGCGGCATGACGATCGCCGTTCAGACCGGCACCGCCCAGGAGACCTACGCAGACGATCTGTCCAATCAGTGCGTGGCCGACGGGAAGGAGAAAATCACGGTCATGCCACACGAACTCCAGACCGACATTGCCACCAAGCTCATATCGGGCCAGTACGACGCAACCCTGGCCGACTCGACCGTCATCGGCTATACGAGCGCGCAGTCGGGCGGAAAGATCGTCCAGCTCGGAGATACCTTCGAATCCGCACCCCAGGGCGTCGCGGTGAGCAAGGATGATGCAGCGCTGACCGAGGCGGTCCAGCAGGCTATGCAGTACCTCATGGACAATGGCTACCTCACCGACATTCTCGCCACCTACGGCGCCGACAGTGCCGCACTAACGACGGCCGAACTCAATCCTACCGTCGAATAA
- a CDS encoding neutral zinc metallopeptidase, whose protein sequence is MSFNDNIHLDPTRVGTSGAGRKAVGVGGGSLLGVLLILGFSYVTGIDLTSLISSPSSTSSSSGSTVDVSTCRTGADANARVECRMVATAQSLDEVWKTQLAQQNTGVGYELPDFQVFTGSVSTACGSATSAVGPFYCPGDSTVYLDLGFFEDMVSQYGASDSELAQEYVVAHEWGHHIQNLQGVFRTYDTRETGEQGAGVRSELQADCYAGVWMHWASTTPDPTTGTPYLRTPTADQVMGALQTAEAIGDDRLQSKYQGTTNPESWTHGSATQRATWLQKGLDSGDIATCDTWSASRV, encoded by the coding sequence ATGAGTTTCAACGACAACATCCACCTGGACCCCACGCGCGTGGGCACCTCGGGCGCTGGCCGTAAGGCCGTCGGCGTTGGCGGAGGCTCGCTCCTGGGCGTCCTGCTGATCCTGGGTTTCTCCTATGTCACGGGCATCGACCTGACGAGTCTCATCTCCTCCCCGTCGTCGACATCGTCCTCGTCCGGCTCCACGGTTGATGTCTCGACGTGCCGCACGGGCGCGGACGCGAACGCGCGCGTGGAGTGCCGCATGGTGGCCACCGCCCAGTCCCTGGACGAGGTGTGGAAGACACAGCTGGCACAGCAGAACACGGGCGTTGGCTACGAGCTGCCCGACTTCCAGGTGTTCACGGGTTCCGTGTCCACGGCGTGCGGGTCCGCGACGAGCGCCGTCGGTCCCTTCTACTGCCCGGGTGACTCGACGGTGTACCTCGACCTCGGCTTCTTCGAGGACATGGTCTCCCAGTACGGCGCGTCCGACTCCGAGCTGGCGCAGGAGTACGTCGTCGCCCACGAGTGGGGCCACCACATCCAGAACCTGCAGGGCGTGTTCCGCACCTACGACACGCGAGAGACGGGCGAACAGGGGGCGGGTGTGCGCTCCGAGCTGCAGGCGGACTGCTACGCGGGTGTGTGGATGCACTGGGCCTCCACCACCCCGGATCCGACGACGGGCACGCCCTACCTGCGCACGCCCACCGCCGACCAGGTGATGGGCGCCCTGCAGACCGCCGAGGCCATCGGCGACGACCGACTCCAGAGCAAGTACCAGGGCACGACGAACCCCGAGTCGTGGACGCACGGCAGCGCCACACAGCGCGCGACCTGGCTCCAGAAGGGGCTGGACTCCGGCGATATTGCGACGTGCGACACCTGGAGCGCCTCTCGCGTGTGA
- the tgt gene encoding tRNA guanosine(34) transglycosylase Tgt, protein MNAHWLGAPVPEQVAPFPAPASSGAHSPDRGFEVGARLEAERCLGRTGIIHTAHGTIATPAFIPVGTKANVKALTPEMVRSLGAQAVLANAYHLYLQPGSDIVDEAGGFASFMNWAGPTYTDSGGFQVLSLGAGFKKVLSQEFSGHADPSDPAVQMQAIKASNAVVDDDGVVFSSHIDGTKHRFNPEVSMGIQHQLGADIMFAFDELTSLLHPRDYQVSSLERTHAWARRCLVEHRRLTRERAGKPYQQLWGVIQGAQWEDLRRRAARTMADMEADGQRFDGFGVGGALEKENLGTIVSWVCEELGEDRPRHLLGISEPEDLFAGVAAGADTFDCVNPSRVARNAAIYTPDGRFNITNARFKRDFTPLVEGCECYTCTHYTRAYVHHLFKAKEILSSTLATIHNEWFTLRLVDAIRASIEDGCFEEFRSDMLGRYLAGRRP, encoded by the coding sequence ATGAATGCTCACTGGCTCGGCGCCCCCGTCCCCGAACAGGTCGCGCCTTTCCCAGCCCCGGCCTCGTCGGGAGCCCACAGCCCCGACCGCGGATTCGAGGTCGGCGCGCGCCTGGAGGCCGAGCGCTGCCTGGGGCGGACCGGCATTATTCACACAGCGCACGGCACCATTGCCACACCGGCCTTCATTCCCGTGGGAACCAAGGCGAACGTCAAGGCGCTCACCCCGGAGATGGTGCGATCGCTCGGCGCTCAGGCGGTGCTGGCCAACGCCTATCATCTCTATCTCCAGCCAGGTTCCGACATCGTCGACGAGGCCGGGGGCTTCGCGTCCTTCATGAACTGGGCGGGGCCAACCTACACGGACTCGGGCGGCTTCCAGGTGCTCTCCCTGGGCGCTGGCTTTAAGAAGGTCCTCTCGCAGGAGTTTTCCGGCCACGCCGATCCGAGCGACCCGGCCGTCCAGATGCAGGCGATCAAGGCCTCGAACGCCGTGGTCGACGATGACGGTGTCGTGTTCTCCAGCCACATCGATGGCACGAAACACCGCTTCAATCCTGAGGTGTCGATGGGGATCCAGCATCAGCTGGGCGCCGACATCATGTTTGCCTTCGACGAGCTGACGAGCCTGCTGCACCCGCGCGACTACCAGGTCTCCTCGCTCGAGCGCACGCACGCTTGGGCGAGGCGCTGCCTGGTCGAGCACCGGCGGCTGACGCGCGAACGCGCAGGCAAGCCCTACCAGCAGCTGTGGGGTGTCATCCAGGGTGCCCAGTGGGAGGACCTGCGCCGCCGGGCCGCTCGCACGATGGCCGATATGGAGGCCGACGGGCAGCGCTTCGACGGTTTCGGTGTGGGCGGCGCCCTCGAAAAGGAGAACCTCGGCACAATCGTGTCTTGGGTGTGCGAGGAGCTCGGCGAGGACCGCCCCCGCCATCTCCTGGGGATCTCCGAGCCCGAGGACCTCTTCGCCGGCGTCGCGGCCGGAGCCGATACTTTCGACTGCGTGAATCCCTCGCGCGTCGCACGCAACGCGGCGATCTATACGCCCGACGGCCGTTTCAACATCACGAACGCGCGCTTCAAGCGCGACTTCACGCCGCTCGTCGAGGGCTGTGAGTGCTACACCTGCACGCACTACACGCGCGCCTACGTCCATCACCTCTTCAAGGCGAAGGAAATCCTGTCCTCGACGCTGGCCACGATCCACAACGAGTGGTTCACGCTGCGCCTCGTGGACGCCATCCGCGCCTCCATCGAGGACGGGTGCTTCGAGGAGTTCCGTTCAGACATGCTCGGCCGCTACCTGGCCGGTCGACGCCCCTGA
- a CDS encoding queuosine precursor transporter, with the protein MTDSPVPSGSARPARALDIISVAFVALLLISNIAATKAFMVGSSTHYLIFDGGAILFPLTYIIGDVLSEVYGFARARRVIIMGFVASFLASFTFFIVQYLPPAPDYENQDAFAAVLGVVWRAVLASLVGYLAGQLLNSYVLVWIRRKWGSKHLWARLIGSTIVGEAADTILFCTILFYGEMSMGNLINYTVTGYFYKVLLEVVLLPVTYPVIAAIRRSEGLAKDEVFGQ; encoded by the coding sequence ATGACAGATAGCCCGGTCCCGTCTGGATCGGCGCGCCCCGCGCGCGCCCTCGACATCATTTCGGTCGCGTTCGTCGCGCTGCTGCTTATTTCGAATATCGCAGCGACGAAGGCTTTCATGGTGGGGTCTTCCACCCACTATTTGATTTTCGATGGGGGCGCTATCCTCTTCCCGCTCACCTACATCATCGGCGACGTCCTGTCCGAGGTGTATGGTTTCGCTCGCGCGCGGCGGGTCATCATCATGGGTTTTGTGGCCTCGTTCCTGGCCTCCTTTACCTTCTTCATCGTCCAGTACCTGCCCCCGGCCCCCGACTACGAGAACCAGGACGCCTTCGCCGCAGTTCTGGGCGTCGTGTGGCGCGCGGTGCTGGCGTCCCTGGTCGGGTACCTCGCGGGTCAGCTGCTGAATTCCTACGTGCTCGTGTGGATTCGCCGGAAGTGGGGCTCGAAGCACCTGTGGGCCCGCCTCATCGGTTCGACGATCGTCGGCGAGGCCGCGGACACGATCCTGTTTTGCACGATCCTGTTCTACGGCGAGATGTCGATGGGTAACCTCATTAACTACACCGTGACCGGGTACTTCTACAAGGTGCTGCTCGAGGTCGTGCTCCTGCCCGTGACCTACCCGGTGATCGCGGCGATCCGCCGCAGCGAGGGCCTGGCGAAAGACGAGGTGTTTGGTCAATGA
- a CDS encoding amino acid ABC transporter ATP-binding protein: protein MTDNAVETTTDATPMVSVRGVHKFFGDLHVLRGIDLDIAPGEVCVILGPSGSGKSTLLRCLNLLEAISAGRVYVDGELLGYREYAGGALFERHDKEIAAQRSRIGMVFQRFNLFPHMTALENVMEAPVQVLKHSKKEARAQALELLERVGLADRADHYPAELSGGQQQRVAIARALAMDPDIMLFDEPTSALDPELVGEVLQVMQDLAASGMTMAVVTHEIGFAREVADQVVFMDGGVIVEAGAPADVIDNPTEERTKEFFSKVL from the coding sequence ATGACGGACAACGCTGTGGAGACGACGACCGATGCGACGCCGATGGTGTCCGTGCGCGGCGTCCATAAGTTCTTCGGCGACCTGCACGTGCTGCGGGGCATCGACCTGGACATCGCGCCGGGCGAGGTGTGCGTGATCCTTGGGCCGTCGGGCTCCGGTAAGTCCACGCTGCTGCGCTGCTTGAATCTGCTGGAGGCGATCAGCGCGGGTCGCGTGTACGTCGATGGGGAGCTGCTGGGCTATCGCGAGTATGCGGGCGGCGCGCTCTTCGAGCGCCACGACAAGGAGATCGCCGCGCAGCGCTCCCGCATCGGCATGGTGTTCCAGCGCTTCAACCTGTTCCCCCACATGACGGCCCTGGAGAACGTGATGGAGGCGCCCGTTCAGGTGCTCAAGCATTCGAAGAAGGAGGCCCGCGCGCAGGCCCTGGAACTCCTGGAGCGTGTGGGGCTGGCGGATCGCGCGGACCACTACCCCGCCGAACTGTCGGGCGGCCAGCAGCAGCGTGTGGCGATCGCCCGTGCGCTCGCGATGGATCCGGACATCATGCTCTTCGATGAGCCCACCTCCGCGCTCGACCCGGAGCTGGTCGGCGAGGTCCTGCAGGTCATGCAGGACCTGGCGGCGTCGGGCATGACGATGGCTGTGGTCACCCACGAGATCGGGTTTGCCCGGGAGGTCGCCGATCAGGTGGTCTTCATGGACGGCGGCGTGATCGTCGAGGCGGGCGCTCCCGCGGACGTCATCGACAACCCCACGGAGGAGCGCACGAAGGAGTTCTTCTCCAAGGTCCTCTGA
- a CDS encoding ABC transporter substrate-binding protein — MTITKAHALIALAAAAALPLAACADPATSSNGPSTGANTSSSSAATTSYDVSAIPTVDEIAALVPDDVAKRGTLRNGASADYAPAEFLGDDSQTPQGYDVDINRALAKVMGLKEGTTNHAEFPTIIPALGTKFDVGISSFTITSEREEQANLISYVQVGSAFGVAKGNPKNFDPTNPCGTTIGVQTGTAQEDYATELSEKCEADGKDKITIMPHDLQTDITTKVIGGQYDATLADSTVIGYTASLSGGQIEQIGDVVESAPQGVAVNKNDAQLAEAVQKAMQYLMDNGYLADILDTYGAKEAALTTAELNPATTD; from the coding sequence ATGACCATCACGAAGGCACACGCTCTCATCGCTCTGGCAGCAGCAGCCGCACTCCCGCTGGCCGCCTGCGCGGACCCGGCCACGTCCTCGAACGGACCGTCCACCGGGGCGAACACTTCCAGCTCGAGCGCTGCCACGACCTCGTACGACGTCTCGGCGATCCCCACGGTCGACGAAATCGCCGCCCTGGTGCCCGACGACGTCGCGAAGCGAGGAACCCTGCGCAACGGCGCCTCCGCGGACTACGCCCCCGCCGAATTCCTCGGCGACGACTCCCAGACCCCCCAGGGCTACGACGTCGACATCAACCGCGCCCTCGCCAAGGTCATGGGCCTGAAGGAAGGCACCACCAACCACGCGGAGTTCCCGACGATCATCCCTGCCCTCGGCACCAAGTTCGACGTGGGCATCTCCTCCTTCACGATCACCTCCGAGCGCGAGGAGCAGGCCAACCTGATCTCCTACGTCCAGGTCGGATCCGCCTTCGGCGTCGCCAAGGGCAACCCGAAAAACTTCGACCCGACCAACCCCTGCGGCACCACCATCGGCGTCCAGACCGGCACCGCTCAGGAAGACTACGCGACCGAGCTGTCCGAGAAATGCGAGGCCGACGGTAAGGACAAGATCACGATCATGCCGCACGACCTGCAGACCGACATCACCACCAAGGTGATCGGCGGCCAGTACGATGCGACCTTAGCCGACTCCACCGTCATCGGATACACGGCTTCCCTCTCGGGCGGCCAGATCGAGCAGATCGGCGACGTCGTCGAGTCCGCCCCCCAGGGCGTGGCCGTCAACAAGAATGATGCCCAGCTCGCTGAGGCGGTCCAGAAGGCCATGCAGTACCTGATGGACAACGGCTACCTCGCCGACATCCTCGACACCTACGGCGCGAAGGAAGCCGCCCTGACGACGGCGGAACTCAACCCGGCAACCACCGACTGA
- a CDS encoding ABC-F family ATP-binding cassette domain-containing protein yields MINVQDFSLRIGARELVNHASFRIDKGMCIGLVGRNGAGKTTTMRLLAGEADRGGAAEYTGTITSNGTIGYLAQDTHVGDPQMLARDRIISVRGIDSIIARIRKAEHEMSTTEGARQQRAMERYVKLDQQFTNSGGWAANAEAAQIAHCLGLEDRVLNQRLDTLSGGQRRRVELARVLFSNADVLLLDEPTNHLDHDSIVWLRDWIKTFPGGVMIISHDVKLLGDTVNQVFYLDANRAHVDIYHLTWAAYLKQREEDERRRRKERANALKKAEHLKAQGEKMRAKATKAVAAQQMLRRAEELFAQAGGEVASDKVARLRFPDPAPSGRVPLTAEGLSKSYGSLEVFTGVDLAIDRGSKVVVLGLNGAGKTTLLRLLSGIEEPDSGRVVPGHGLKLGYYAQEHETLDDTRTIRENMAEAAPTLDDTHVRNILGQFLFQGDDVDKPVSVLSGGEKTRLALATLVVSGANVLLLDEPTNNLDPASREEILAALRDYEGAVILVTHDPGAVTALNPQRVLLLPDADEDLWDDSYLDLVTLT; encoded by the coding sequence GTGATTAACGTCCAGGACTTCTCGCTGCGAATCGGTGCCCGTGAACTCGTCAACCACGCGAGCTTCCGCATCGACAAAGGAATGTGCATCGGCCTCGTGGGGCGCAACGGCGCCGGAAAGACCACGACAATGCGCCTGCTCGCCGGCGAAGCCGACCGCGGGGGAGCGGCCGAGTACACCGGCACAATCACCTCCAACGGAACCATCGGCTACCTCGCGCAGGACACGCACGTCGGCGACCCGCAGATGCTCGCTCGTGACCGCATCATCTCCGTGCGCGGCATCGACTCCATCATCGCGCGTATTCGCAAGGCAGAGCACGAGATGTCGACGACCGAGGGCGCCCGCCAACAGCGTGCCATGGAACGCTACGTCAAGCTCGATCAGCAGTTCACGAATTCGGGCGGCTGGGCAGCCAACGCGGAGGCCGCACAGATCGCCCATTGCCTCGGCCTCGAGGATCGCGTCCTGAATCAGAGGCTCGACACGCTCTCGGGTGGTCAGCGCCGCCGCGTCGAGCTCGCCCGCGTGCTCTTCTCCAACGCCGACGTCCTCCTGCTCGACGAGCCCACCAACCACCTCGACCACGATTCCATCGTGTGGCTGCGCGACTGGATCAAGACCTTCCCCGGCGGCGTCATGATCATCTCCCACGACGTCAAGCTGCTGGGCGACACCGTCAATCAGGTGTTCTACCTGGACGCCAACCGCGCCCACGTCGACATCTACCATCTCACCTGGGCCGCCTACCTCAAGCAGCGCGAGGAAGACGAGCGCCGCCGCCGCAAGGAACGCGCCAACGCCCTGAAGAAGGCCGAGCACCTCAAGGCCCAGGGCGAAAAGATGAGGGCCAAGGCCACCAAGGCCGTCGCCGCCCAGCAGATGCTGCGCCGCGCCGAAGAACTCTTCGCCCAGGCGGGAGGGGAGGTCGCTTCGGACAAGGTCGCGCGCCTGCGCTTCCCCGACCCCGCTCCCTCCGGCCGCGTGCCGCTCACCGCCGAGGGCCTGTCCAAGTCCTACGGGTCCCTCGAAGTCTTCACCGGCGTCGACCTGGCCATCGACCGCGGCTCCAAGGTCGTCGTCCTGGGCCTCAACGGCGCCGGTAAGACCACGCTGCTGCGCCTCCTGTCCGGCATCGAGGAACCCGACTCCGGCCGGGTCGTCCCCGGTCACGGCCTCAAGCTCGGCTACTACGCCCAGGAGCACGAAACCCTCGACGATACCCGCACAATTCGCGAGAACATGGCCGAGGCCGCCCCCACACTCGACGACACGCACGTGCGTAACATCCTCGGACAGTTCCTCTTCCAGGGCGACGACGTCGACAAGCCCGTCTCTGTGCTCTCCGGCGGCGAAAAGACCCGCCTCGCCCTGGCCACCCTCGTCGTCTCCGGCGCCAACGTCCTGTTGCTCGACGAACCCACCAACAACCTCGACCCCGCCTCCCGCGAGGAGATCCTCGCAGCCCTGCGCGACTACGAGGGCGCCGTCATCCTCGTCACCCACGACCCCGGCGCCGTCACCGCGCTCAACCCGCAGCGCGTCCTGCTCCTGCCGGACGCCGACGAGGACCTGTGGGACGACAGCTACCTCGACCTCGTCACCCTCACCTGA